One Micromonospora craniellae genomic region harbors:
- a CDS encoding response regulator transcription factor → MRILLVEDDRRVAAALSSALTRRGYEVEHAATVTAALSAAPCDLVLLDLTLPDGDGTDLCRELRRRSNQLGIIAVTARGEERDRVLGLRLGADDYVVKPFSMVELQARIEAVLRRASHAAPERNLIEAGRLRIDVAARTVTVAGRPVALTRKEFDVLVSLARQPGVAVPRDRILLDAWGTTFADGHTVEVHVGSLRSKLGDARLVETVRGVGYRLRSE, encoded by the coding sequence GTGCGCATCCTGCTGGTCGAGGACGACCGACGGGTGGCCGCCGCGTTGTCGTCCGCGCTGACGCGTCGCGGCTACGAGGTGGAGCACGCGGCGACCGTCACCGCCGCCCTCTCCGCCGCGCCGTGCGACCTGGTGCTGCTCGACCTGACGCTGCCCGACGGCGACGGCACCGATCTCTGCCGTGAACTGCGCCGCCGCAGCAACCAGCTCGGCATCATCGCGGTGACGGCCCGGGGCGAGGAACGGGACCGGGTGCTCGGCCTGCGCCTCGGCGCCGACGACTACGTGGTCAAGCCCTTCTCGATGGTGGAGTTGCAGGCCCGCATCGAGGCGGTGCTGCGGCGGGCCTCGCACGCGGCGCCGGAGCGCAACCTGATCGAGGCCGGGCGGCTGCGCATCGACGTGGCGGCCCGTACGGTCACCGTGGCCGGACGCCCGGTCGCGTTGACCCGCAAGGAGTTCGACGTGTTGGTCTCGCTGGCCCGGCAGCCCGGTGTGGCCGTGCCCCGCGACCGGATCCTGCTCGACGCCTGGGGGACCACGTTCGCCGACGGGCACACGGTCGAGGTGCACGTCGGGTCGTTGCGGAGCAAGCTCGGCGACGCGCGGCTGGTGGAGACCGTCCGTGGCGTCGGCTACCGGTTGCGGAGCGAGTGA
- a CDS encoding App1 family protein, translating into MPPTPAGQLAIPTLHRAARIEDAVHGLVERRLRRTGWRINIIAYTGYGAPGWARVMCRVLLGRPDTRQRGRLEKVRGWRSFTTLPAKHVTVTIETGGVTHEAQADRSGFIDVAVEADLPPGWGSVRLSTPDAEPVEAPIRILDPGVRFGVISDIDDTVMVTALPRPLLAAWNTFVLDEHARMAVPGMAVLYERLVTAHPGAPVFYLSTGAWNVAPTLTRFLSRHLYPAGPLLLTDWGPTHDRWFRSGREHKRATLARLAKEFPDVRWLLVGDDGQHDPEIYREFAAAHPDNVAAVAIRQLSPTQAVLAGSLPVPHDRPTEGPIGQKSLSAPDGAGLWTLLRGAGLV; encoded by the coding sequence GTGCCACCCACTCCCGCAGGCCAACTGGCCATACCGACCCTGCACCGGGCCGCACGGATCGAGGACGCCGTGCACGGCCTGGTCGAGCGTCGGCTGCGGCGGACAGGCTGGCGGATCAACATCATCGCGTACACCGGCTACGGCGCGCCCGGCTGGGCGCGGGTGATGTGCCGCGTGCTGCTCGGGCGGCCCGACACCCGGCAGCGGGGGCGACTGGAGAAGGTCCGGGGCTGGCGCAGCTTCACCACCCTGCCGGCCAAACACGTCACCGTCACCATCGAGACCGGCGGGGTGACCCACGAGGCGCAGGCCGACCGCAGCGGGTTCATCGACGTCGCGGTCGAGGCGGACCTTCCGCCCGGCTGGGGGTCGGTGCGGCTGAGCACGCCGGACGCCGAACCCGTCGAGGCCCCGATCCGCATCCTCGACCCGGGGGTTCGCTTCGGCGTCATCTCCGACATCGACGACACGGTCATGGTGACCGCACTACCCCGGCCGCTGCTCGCCGCATGGAACACGTTCGTGCTCGACGAGCACGCGCGAATGGCGGTACCCGGCATGGCCGTGCTCTACGAGCGGCTGGTCACCGCGCACCCCGGCGCCCCGGTGTTCTATCTGTCCACCGGCGCGTGGAACGTCGCCCCGACGCTGACCCGCTTCCTGTCCCGGCACCTCTACCCGGCCGGGCCGCTCCTGCTCACCGACTGGGGGCCGACCCACGACCGCTGGTTCCGCAGCGGTCGGGAACACAAGCGCGCCACCCTGGCCCGGCTGGCCAAGGAGTTCCCCGACGTACGCTGGCTGCTCGTCGGCGACGACGGCCAGCACGATCCGGAGATCTACCGCGAGTTCGCCGCCGCCCACCCGGACAACGTGGCCGCCGTGGCGATCCGCCAGCTCTCACCCACCCAGGCGGTGCTCGCCGGTAGCCTGCCCGTACCGCACGACCGACCCACCGAGGGGCCGATCGGGCAGAAGTCGCTCTCCGCCCCCGACGGCGCCGGTCTCTGGACCCTGCTCCGCGGCGCCGGCCTGGTCTGA
- the yaaA gene encoding peroxide stress protein YaaA, with protein sequence MLILLPPSEGKADAGTGRRLDLDRLSLPALTSARREVLDAVVALCTGPPEAALDALGLSAGQHGELRRNARLTAVATAPAGKIYTGVLYEALDLATLPPTARRAAQRQVLVSSGLWGAVRLTDRIPPYRCAIGARLPGPGALSTFWRRVLGPVLTEAAGSAPVLDLRSGAYAATWAPRGASAERVVTVRVLHEREVDGQPVRSVVSHFNKATKGRLVRDLLLADARPRSADALVMALRDLKYTVCEQPGGPGRPRQIDLVVSKL encoded by the coding sequence ATGCTCATCCTGCTGCCACCCTCCGAGGGCAAGGCCGACGCCGGCACCGGCCGCCGGTTGGACCTGGACCGGCTCTCGCTGCCGGCGCTCACCTCCGCCCGCCGGGAGGTGCTGGACGCCGTGGTGGCGCTGTGCACCGGGCCGCCGGAGGCGGCGCTGGACGCGTTGGGGCTCAGCGCCGGTCAGCACGGCGAGCTGCGGCGCAACGCCCGGCTGACGGCGGTGGCCACCGCCCCCGCCGGGAAGATCTACACCGGTGTGCTCTACGAGGCCCTCGACCTGGCCACGCTGCCGCCTACCGCCCGGCGAGCGGCGCAACGGCAGGTGCTGGTCAGTTCCGGCCTGTGGGGGGCGGTCCGGCTCACCGACCGGATCCCGCCGTACCGCTGCGCCATCGGGGCCCGCCTGCCCGGCCCGGGTGCCTTGTCCACGTTCTGGCGGCGGGTGTTGGGGCCGGTGTTGACCGAGGCGGCCGGCAGCGCGCCAGTGCTCGACCTGCGCTCCGGCGCGTACGCCGCCACCTGGGCACCGCGTGGCGCGTCGGCCGAGCGTGTCGTGACGGTGCGCGTGCTGCACGAACGTGAGGTGGACGGGCAGCCGGTGCGATCGGTGGTCAGTCATTTCAACAAGGCCACCAAGGGTCGCCTGGTGCGGGACCTGCTCCTCGCCGACGCCCGGCCACGTAGCGCAGACGCGCTGGTCATGGCGTTGCGGGACCTCAAGTACACGGTGTGCGAGCAGCCCGGCGGGCCGGGCCGACCACGTCAGATCGACCTTGTGGTTTCCAAACTGTAA
- a CDS encoding TAXI family TRAP transporter solute-binding subunit: protein MSRTRYTARARRRGARATLALTVLLALPGLSACRESPDKTIHIRIATGSPTAVYHAFGESLAAILNRELPDVRAEVMVTAASAENVRLLGAGEAELGFTQADVLPADPGPHPQMAGVARVYDDLLHLVTTANSPVQTLTDLRGRRVSVGAPGSGTEITVQRLLTAADLDGGQVRQQRLGLDDSVAALRDGRIDAFFFSGGLPVRAVAQFAQDTPTRIVDLGEWTAPLRVGNPEVYVPRDIPRSVYGIDAVTTVANPNYLLVRADLPEHLVREVTRLLMERRSELATAHPAAGRMSPRSAIATSPLPLHPGAADYYRASKP from the coding sequence GTGAGCCGTACCCGGTACACCGCCCGAGCCCGGCGACGCGGTGCCCGCGCGACGCTGGCGCTGACCGTGCTGTTGGCCCTGCCCGGTCTCAGTGCCTGCCGGGAATCTCCAGACAAGACAATTCATATCCGGATCGCGACCGGTAGCCCGACCGCCGTGTACCACGCCTTCGGCGAGTCCCTGGCCGCCATCCTCAACCGGGAACTGCCCGACGTCCGCGCCGAGGTGATGGTCACCGCCGCCTCGGCCGAGAACGTCCGGCTCCTCGGCGCCGGCGAGGCCGAACTCGGTTTCACCCAGGCCGACGTGCTGCCCGCCGATCCCGGCCCGCACCCGCAGATGGCGGGGGTCGCCCGGGTCTACGACGACCTGCTGCACCTGGTCACCACCGCGAACAGCCCGGTGCAGACCCTCACCGACCTGCGCGGGCGGCGGGTGTCGGTCGGCGCCCCCGGTTCCGGCACCGAGATCACCGTGCAGCGGCTGCTCACCGCCGCTGACCTCGACGGCGGCCAGGTGCGGCAGCAACGGCTCGGCCTCGACGACTCGGTGGCCGCGCTGCGGGACGGGAGGATCGACGCGTTCTTCTTCTCCGGAGGGCTCCCGGTGCGGGCCGTGGCGCAGTTCGCCCAGGACACCCCGACCCGCATCGTCGACCTCGGCGAGTGGACCGCCCCGCTGCGGGTGGGCAACCCGGAGGTGTACGTGCCCCGGGACATCCCCCGCTCGGTCTACGGCATCGACGCCGTCACCACCGTGGCCAACCCGAACTATCTGCTGGTCCGTGCCGACCTGCCGGAACATCTGGTCCGCGAGGTGACCCGGCTGCTGATGGAACGGCGCTCCGAACTGGCCACCGCGCATCCGGCAGCCGGACGGATGAGCCCCCGTTCGGCGATCGCCACCTCACCTCTGCCGCTGCACCCGGGCGCGGCGGACTACTACCGCGCCAGCAAGCCCTGA
- a CDS encoding sensor histidine kinase, which translates to MRRRLVISYLLLMVLVLAALGLPLGMTLTTRETERVRADRIADATRFASLAGPALRSGIAGPLDTELSSYDELFGIGAAVVDRDRRVVVASGSYRPGTGTREALDVALSGQQTSGPESVWPWVYGPIVVAVPINDGGEVLGAVVTATPSDGVRRTVATWWLLLAALGMLAVLACVLTAFGLAGWVLRPVTELDAVTHEIAEGDRGARVQHQVGPPELRRLAASFNHMADAVSDVMDRQRAFVAHASHQLRNPLTALRLRVEELGPSLTDEDGRAEHRLALEETDRLALLLDALLTLARAERRENQRVTVDATAVAASRVAAWEPLARHRKVALRLAADPAPTYARTVPTAIDQALDALIDNAVKFSGVGGEVTVSVATREGGIALEVRDTGPGMTSDQLGQATERFWRAPEVQNVDGAGLGLTIAAVLVDASDGRLTMHSNSPRGLVAALWFPESTEPVPPASVAGEGQGLLAR; encoded by the coding sequence GTGCGTCGCCGGCTGGTGATCAGCTACCTCCTGTTGATGGTGTTGGTGCTGGCGGCGTTGGGGCTGCCGCTGGGAATGACGTTGACCACGCGGGAGACCGAGCGGGTCCGGGCGGACCGGATCGCCGACGCGACCCGGTTCGCCTCGCTGGCCGGTCCGGCGTTGCGCAGTGGCATCGCCGGCCCGCTGGACACCGAGCTGAGCAGCTACGACGAGCTGTTCGGCATCGGCGCGGCGGTGGTCGACCGGGATCGGCGGGTGGTGGTCGCGTCGGGCAGCTACCGGCCGGGAACGGGCACCCGCGAGGCACTGGACGTCGCCCTCTCCGGCCAGCAGACCAGCGGGCCGGAGTCGGTCTGGCCCTGGGTGTACGGGCCGATCGTGGTGGCGGTGCCGATCAACGACGGCGGTGAGGTGCTCGGCGCGGTGGTGACCGCGACCCCGTCCGACGGGGTACGCCGCACCGTCGCCACCTGGTGGCTGCTGCTCGCCGCGCTGGGCATGCTCGCCGTGCTGGCCTGCGTGCTCACCGCGTTCGGGCTGGCCGGTTGGGTGCTGCGCCCGGTCACCGAGCTGGACGCGGTCACCCACGAGATCGCCGAGGGTGACCGCGGTGCCCGGGTGCAGCACCAGGTGGGCCCGCCGGAGCTACGTCGCCTGGCGGCGAGCTTCAACCACATGGCCGACGCCGTCTCCGACGTGATGGACCGGCAACGCGCATTCGTCGCGCACGCCAGCCACCAACTCCGTAACCCGTTGACCGCGCTGCGGTTGCGGGTCGAGGAGTTGGGGCCGAGCCTGACCGACGAGGACGGCCGCGCCGAGCACCGGTTGGCCCTGGAGGAGACCGACCGGCTTGCGCTGCTCCTCGACGCGCTGCTCACCCTGGCCCGTGCGGAGCGGCGGGAGAACCAGCGGGTGACCGTCGACGCGACGGCGGTGGCCGCCTCCCGGGTCGCCGCCTGGGAGCCGCTGGCCCGGCACCGCAAGGTGGCGCTGCGCCTGGCGGCCGATCCGGCGCCGACGTACGCCCGGACCGTGCCGACCGCCATCGACCAGGCGCTCGACGCGTTGATCGACAACGCGGTGAAGTTCAGTGGCGTGGGCGGCGAGGTGACCGTCTCGGTGGCGACCCGCGAGGGCGGGATCGCCCTGGAGGTACGCGACACCGGCCCGGGGATGACCTCCGATCAGCTCGGCCAGGCCACCGAACGGTTCTGGCGGGCACCGGAGGTGCAGAACGTCGACGGCGCCGGGCTGGGACTGACCATCGCCGCGGTGCTCGTCGACGCCTCCGACGGCCGGCTGACCATGCATTCGAACTCGCCGCGCGGCCTGGTGGCAGCCCTGTGGTTCCCGGAGTCCACCGAGCCGGTGCCACCGGCTTCGGTGGCCGGTGAGGGTCAGGGCTTGCTGGCGCGGTAG
- a CDS encoding CDP-glycerol glycerophosphotransferase family protein: protein MFGMLTSRVGVAPRGALLLASYLVLLAAGAFGWVGLFAVAGLAAVLGEFAAVRWSPATVTLLEKVGVSLVYRQLARDLSVVLLVAAHVPVTGVELTLLLLLPAVVWLIAVFAGAFNRMIDRRTADSALVRNIDLGRKRSAPRPPGWVAEAVGDRLPWTNVLLVPAAVVAVVASDVMPVFVAGAVAVGLAGVIGGIVAFTWLRGRGAGQSSPLPAVQQWLNSYRPEVALYFAGPAKDVYQANMWLAPIEAVGRHAVVLMRNRDAFLELADTRLPVVFVPAAPDFMNLDKSSIQVTLYAANVGPNIHMLREPGMKHVFVGHGDSDKAASVNPYSKVYDEVWVAGLAGRERYARAGVGVLDADIVEIGRPQLAGVHTFGSEAVDRPFTVLYAPTWEGWLDDDPYHTSLMLMGERIVAALLANRPAVRLIYKPHPLTGTRSKQAKAVHQRIVERIRAAGGDVDAAGLDGPAHRVVTGRVPALFDCFNQTDLLISDVSSVVSDFVQSQRPYVVANPAGLPEDEFRRTFPTSRAAYLLAADCGELEKIVAVTRAGDDPMTEARRDLKTYLLGPAEANPMDRFAEEIGRLCR from the coding sequence TTGTTCGGCATGTTGACTTCGCGCGTGGGAGTCGCCCCGCGTGGCGCCCTGCTGTTGGCGTCCTATCTGGTGCTGCTCGCCGCCGGTGCCTTCGGCTGGGTCGGTCTTTTCGCGGTCGCCGGCCTGGCGGCGGTGCTCGGTGAGTTCGCCGCCGTGCGGTGGTCGCCGGCCACCGTGACGTTGTTGGAGAAGGTCGGCGTCAGCCTGGTCTACCGGCAGTTGGCTCGCGACCTGTCGGTGGTGCTGCTGGTCGCCGCCCACGTGCCGGTGACCGGCGTCGAGCTGACCCTGCTGCTCCTGCTGCCCGCCGTGGTGTGGCTGATCGCGGTCTTCGCCGGGGCGTTCAACCGGATGATCGACCGCCGCACCGCCGACTCGGCGCTGGTGCGCAACATCGATCTGGGCCGCAAGCGGTCCGCGCCCCGCCCGCCGGGATGGGTCGCCGAGGCGGTCGGCGACCGGTTGCCGTGGACGAACGTCCTGCTCGTCCCGGCCGCGGTGGTGGCCGTCGTCGCGAGCGACGTGATGCCGGTGTTCGTGGCTGGTGCGGTGGCCGTCGGGCTGGCCGGGGTGATCGGCGGCATCGTCGCGTTCACCTGGCTGCGGGGGCGGGGCGCCGGGCAGAGTTCGCCGCTGCCGGCCGTGCAGCAGTGGTTGAACAGCTACCGCCCGGAGGTGGCGCTGTACTTCGCCGGCCCGGCCAAGGACGTCTACCAGGCGAACATGTGGCTGGCGCCGATCGAGGCCGTGGGGCGGCACGCGGTGGTGCTGATGCGCAACCGGGACGCCTTCCTGGAACTGGCCGACACCCGGCTGCCGGTGGTCTTCGTGCCGGCCGCGCCGGACTTCATGAACCTGGACAAGAGCAGCATCCAGGTGACGCTGTACGCCGCCAACGTCGGGCCGAACATCCACATGTTGCGGGAGCCCGGCATGAAGCACGTCTTCGTCGGGCACGGTGACAGTGACAAGGCGGCCAGCGTCAACCCGTACAGCAAGGTCTACGACGAGGTGTGGGTCGCCGGCCTGGCCGGTCGGGAGCGGTACGCGCGGGCCGGGGTGGGCGTGCTGGACGCCGACATCGTGGAGATCGGCCGCCCGCAGTTGGCCGGAGTGCACACCTTCGGCTCGGAGGCCGTCGACCGCCCGTTCACCGTGCTGTACGCGCCCACCTGGGAGGGGTGGCTCGACGACGACCCGTACCACACCTCGCTGATGCTGATGGGGGAGCGGATCGTGGCCGCGCTGCTGGCCAACCGCCCCGCCGTCCGGCTGATCTACAAGCCGCACCCGTTGACCGGGACCCGGTCCAAGCAGGCCAAGGCGGTGCACCAGCGGATCGTCGAGCGGATCCGGGCGGCCGGCGGCGACGTCGACGCGGCCGGCCTGGACGGGCCGGCGCACCGGGTGGTCACCGGTCGGGTGCCCGCGCTGTTCGACTGCTTCAACCAGACGGACCTGCTGATCAGCGACGTCTCCAGCGTGGTCTCGGACTTCGTGCAGAGCCAGCGGCCGTACGTGGTGGCCAACCCGGCCGGGCTGCCCGAGGACGAGTTCCGGCGGACCTTCCCCACCTCGCGGGCGGCGTACCTGCTCGCGGCGGACTGTGGTGAGTTGGAGAAGATCGTCGCGGTCACCCGGGCCGGCGACGACCCGATGACCGAGGCGCGCCGCGACCTGAAGACCTATCTGCTCGGCCCGGCCGAGGCGAACCCGATGGACCGGTTCGCCGAGGAGATCGGGCGGCTCTGCCGCTGA
- a CDS encoding alpha-1,4-glucan--maltose-1-phosphate maltosyltransferase, with amino-acid sequence MSGRFPIEDVSPVVSCGRYPARAVVGEVVPVSAVAYREGHDALGCNVVWLGPDGLARPFTRMRPGEPGLDRWHATIVPDAVGDWIFTVEAFSDPYLTWHNAVTKKIAAGQGPTELANDLAEGVRVLRAAADLVPAAERASLDAAVRALGGTALPLPQRVAPALALADLLWAYPVRELVTTGEKYRIWVDRERALFSAWYEFFPRSEGAIPATVDAPARSGTFATATQRLPGVAAMGFDVLYLPPIHPIGRVNRKGPNNTLVAGPDDVGSPWAIGAAEGGHDTIHPDLGTPQDFRDFVAAAAEHGLEVAMDLALQCAPDHPWVTEHPEWFTTRADGSIAYAENPPKKYQDIYPVNFDNDPEGIRAEVLRVVRHWVGEGVKIFRVDNPHTKPVDFWHWLIGEVKRVDPDVLFLAEAFTRPAMMHGLAKVGFTQSYTYFTWRTSAAQMREYCEELVAAADYMRPNFWPNTPDILHASLQHGGPPMFKIRAVLAALLSPSWGMYAGFELFEHVARPGAEEYIDNEKYELRPRDWAGALAQGRSLAPFIATLNQVRRENPALHRLRNLVFHDIDNPALICWSKHDPTTGNTVLVICSFDSHTVQWGNTTLDMPALGLDWHDRFTVHDALTGAAYDWGQRNAVRLDPYLQPAHVLVLRRPDAPAPATAATASGTASATKDDARWTS; translated from the coding sequence GTGAGCGGACGGTTCCCGATCGAAGACGTCTCCCCCGTCGTCTCCTGCGGTCGCTACCCGGCCCGAGCGGTCGTCGGCGAGGTGGTGCCGGTGTCGGCAGTCGCCTACCGCGAGGGGCACGACGCGCTCGGCTGCAACGTGGTCTGGCTGGGCCCGGACGGGCTGGCGCGACCGTTCACCCGGATGAGACCGGGCGAGCCGGGCCTCGACCGGTGGCACGCCACCATCGTCCCGGACGCCGTCGGCGACTGGATCTTCACCGTCGAGGCGTTCAGCGACCCGTACCTGACCTGGCACAACGCGGTGACCAAGAAGATCGCCGCGGGCCAGGGGCCGACCGAGTTGGCCAACGACCTGGCCGAGGGCGTACGCGTGCTGCGGGCCGCCGCCGACCTGGTCCCGGCCGCCGAGCGGGCGAGCCTGGACGCGGCGGTACGCGCGCTGGGCGGCACGGCGCTGCCGCTGCCGCAGCGGGTGGCTCCGGCGCTGGCGCTGGCCGACCTGCTCTGGGCGTACCCGGTCCGCGAACTGGTCACCACCGGCGAGAAGTACCGCATCTGGGTGGACCGTGAGCGGGCTCTCTTCTCCGCCTGGTACGAGTTCTTCCCCCGCTCCGAGGGCGCGATCCCGGCCACCGTCGACGCGCCGGCCCGGTCCGGCACGTTCGCCACCGCCACGCAGCGGCTGCCGGGGGTCGCCGCGATGGGCTTCGACGTGCTCTATCTGCCGCCGATCCACCCGATCGGCCGGGTCAACCGCAAGGGCCCCAACAACACCCTGGTCGCCGGGCCGGACGACGTGGGTTCGCCGTGGGCCATCGGCGCCGCCGAGGGCGGGCACGACACCATCCACCCCGACCTGGGTACGCCGCAGGACTTCCGCGACTTCGTCGCCGCCGCCGCCGAACACGGCCTGGAGGTGGCGATGGACCTGGCGTTGCAGTGCGCCCCCGACCACCCCTGGGTCACCGAGCACCCGGAGTGGTTCACCACCCGGGCCGACGGCAGCATCGCGTACGCGGAGAACCCGCCGAAGAAGTACCAGGACATCTATCCGGTGAACTTCGACAACGACCCGGAGGGCATCCGCGCCGAGGTGCTGCGGGTGGTGCGGCACTGGGTCGGAGAGGGCGTGAAGATCTTCCGGGTGGACAACCCGCACACCAAGCCGGTCGACTTCTGGCACTGGCTGATCGGCGAGGTCAAGCGGGTCGACCCGGACGTGTTGTTCCTCGCCGAGGCGTTCACCCGGCCGGCGATGATGCACGGGCTGGCGAAGGTCGGCTTCACCCAGTCGTACACGTACTTCACCTGGCGGACCTCGGCGGCGCAGATGCGCGAATACTGCGAGGAACTGGTGGCGGCGGCCGACTACATGCGGCCGAACTTCTGGCCGAACACGCCGGACATCCTGCACGCCTCGTTGCAGCACGGCGGACCGCCGATGTTCAAGATCCGGGCGGTGCTGGCCGCGCTGCTCTCCCCCTCCTGGGGCATGTACGCCGGGTTCGAGCTGTTCGAGCACGTCGCGCGCCCCGGCGCGGAGGAGTACATCGACAACGAGAAGTACGAGCTGCGCCCCCGCGACTGGGCCGGCGCGCTCGCGCAGGGGCGGTCGCTGGCGCCGTTCATCGCCACCCTGAACCAGGTCCGCCGGGAGAACCCGGCCCTGCACCGGCTGCGGAACCTGGTCTTCCACGACATCGACAACCCGGCGCTGATCTGCTGGTCCAAGCACGACCCGACGACCGGCAACACGGTGCTGGTGATCTGCTCGTTCGACTCGCACACCGTGCAGTGGGGCAACACCACGCTGGACATGCCGGCGCTGGGCCTGGACTGGCACGACCGGTTCACCGTGCACGACGCGCTGACCGGCGCCGCCTACGACTGGGGACAGCGCAACGCGGTCCGCCTCGACCCGTACCTGCAACCCGCGCACGTGCTGGTGCTGCGCCGCCCCGACGCCCCCGCACCCGCCACCGCCGCCACGGCAAGCGGCACCGCCTCCGCCACGAAGGACGACGCCCGATGGACCAGCTGA
- the glgB gene encoding 1,4-alpha-glucan branching protein GlgB gives MDQLISGETHDPHAVLGAHPANGRTVVRTMRRGAAEVCLLVGDRRYPMTRVHDVGVFEATVPGEVLDYRVELDGQPHDDPYRHPPTLGELDLHLIGEGRHERLWEALGARVRDDGVAFAVWAPNARGVRVIGDFTGWAPDDGWPMRSLGSTGVWEVFVPGVPAGARYKYRVLGADGYWRDKADPLAAYAEVPPATASVVHHSTYEWTDADWLARRARQQPYQEPMSVYEVHLGSWRPGLGYRELAEQLTAYVVELGFTHVEFLPVSEHPFGGSWGYQVTGYFAPTSRFGDPDDFRHLVDRLHAAGIGVILDWVPAHFPKDEWALARFDGTPLYEHPDPRRGEHPDWGTYVFDFGRREVRNFLVANALYWLAEFHVDGLRVDAVASMLYLDYSRTDGQWVPNQYGGRENLEAIAFMQETNATVYKHHPGVLMIAEESTAWPGVTRPTSDGGLGFGFKWNMGWMHDTLLYTSKDPIYRQHHHHQLTFSLAYAWSENYVLPISHDEVVHGKGSLLAKMPGDQWQRLANVRALLAHMWAHPGKQLLFMGCELADEREWSEERGLDWYLLHDPARAGVQRLVCDLNRVYRDTPALWAQDTSPAGFRWLAGDDVANNTVSFVRIAPDGATLVCVANFSARPVDDYRVGLPAAGAWAEVLNTDAHHYGGSGVGNFGTVYAQDIPWHGLPASVALRVPPLGALWLRPA, from the coding sequence ATGGACCAGCTGATCTCCGGGGAGACCCACGACCCGCACGCCGTGCTCGGGGCCCACCCGGCGAACGGGCGCACGGTGGTCCGCACGATGCGCCGGGGCGCGGCCGAGGTGTGCCTGCTGGTCGGGGACCGGCGGTACCCGATGACCCGGGTGCACGACGTCGGCGTCTTCGAGGCGACCGTCCCCGGCGAGGTCCTCGACTACCGCGTCGAGCTGGACGGGCAGCCGCACGACGACCCGTACCGCCACCCGCCGACCCTGGGCGAACTGGACCTGCACCTCATCGGCGAGGGCCGGCACGAGCGGCTCTGGGAGGCGCTCGGCGCCCGCGTACGCGACGACGGCGTGGCGTTCGCGGTGTGGGCGCCGAACGCCCGGGGCGTACGGGTGATCGGTGACTTCACCGGCTGGGCGCCGGACGACGGCTGGCCGATGCGCTCGCTGGGCTCCACCGGCGTGTGGGAGGTCTTCGTGCCCGGGGTGCCGGCCGGTGCCCGGTACAAGTACCGCGTCCTCGGCGCCGACGGGTACTGGCGGGACAAGGCCGACCCGCTCGCCGCGTACGCGGAGGTGCCGCCGGCCACCGCGTCGGTGGTGCACCACTCGACGTACGAGTGGACGGACGCGGACTGGCTGGCCCGGCGGGCGAGGCAGCAGCCGTACCAGGAGCCGATGAGCGTGTACGAGGTGCACCTCGGCTCGTGGCGGCCGGGCCTCGGCTACCGGGAGCTGGCCGAGCAGTTGACCGCGTACGTCGTCGAGCTGGGCTTCACCCACGTGGAGTTCCTGCCGGTGTCGGAGCATCCGTTCGGCGGTTCCTGGGGCTACCAGGTGACCGGCTACTTCGCGCCGACGTCGCGGTTCGGCGACCCGGACGACTTCCGTCATTTGGTGGACCGGCTGCACGCCGCCGGCATCGGGGTGATCCTGGACTGGGTGCCGGCGCACTTCCCCAAGGACGAGTGGGCGCTGGCCCGCTTCGACGGCACCCCGCTCTACGAGCACCCCGACCCGCGTCGCGGCGAGCACCCCGACTGGGGCACGTACGTCTTCGACTTCGGTCGCCGCGAGGTCCGCAACTTCCTGGTCGCGAACGCGCTCTACTGGCTGGCGGAGTTCCACGTCGACGGGCTGCGGGTGGACGCGGTCGCCTCGATGCTCTATCTCGACTACTCCCGCACCGACGGGCAGTGGGTGCCCAACCAGTACGGCGGCCGGGAGAACCTGGAGGCCATCGCGTTCATGCAGGAGACCAACGCGACGGTCTACAAGCACCACCCCGGGGTGCTGATGATCGCCGAGGAGTCCACCGCCTGGCCCGGGGTGACCCGCCCGACCAGCGATGGCGGGCTGGGCTTCGGCTTCAAGTGGAACATGGGCTGGATGCACGACACCCTGCTCTACACCTCGAAGGACCCGATCTACCGGCAGCACCACCACCATCAGCTCACCTTCTCGCTGGCGTACGCCTGGAGCGAGAACTACGTGCTGCCGATCAGCCACGACGAGGTGGTGCACGGCAAGGGCTCGCTGCTCGCCAAGATGCCCGGCGACCAGTGGCAGCGCCTGGCCAACGTGCGCGCGCTGCTGGCGCACATGTGGGCGCACCCGGGCAAGCAACTGCTCTTCATGGGCTGCGAGCTGGCCGACGAGCGGGAGTGGAGCGAGGAGCGCGGCCTCGACTGGTACCTCCTGCACGACCCGGCCCGGGCCGGCGTGCAACGCCTCGTCTGCGACCTCAACCGGGTCTACCGGGACACTCCCGCGCTGTGGGCGCAGGACACCTCCCCCGCCGGTTTCCGCTGGCTCGCCGGTGACGACGTCGCCAACAACACCGTCTCGTTCGTCCGGATCGCTCCCGACGGCGCCACCCTGGTCTGCGTCGCCAACTTCTCCGCCCGGCCCGTGGACGACTACCGGGTCGGCCTTCCGGCGGCGGGCGCCTGGGCCGAGGTGCTCAACACCGACGCCCACCACTACGGCGGCTCGGGCGTCGGCAACTTCGGCACCGTGTACGCCCAGGACATCCCCTGGCACGGGCTGCCCGCCTCGGTGGCACTGCGCGTCCCCCCGCTCGGCGCCCTCTGGCTCCGCCCCGCCTGA